A region of the Oncorhynchus nerka isolate Pitt River linkage group LG9a, Oner_Uvic_2.0, whole genome shotgun sequence genome:
ACCCCACACCACCCTCTGCCTCCTCTGCCACCCCAAGAAACCCtcactacagaggagagggaggaagaggaggaagcccACTCGTGGAGCCCAACGCCTGGCCAAGAGGACCAAGTGGGACATCCAGGATAACGCTGCTATTGTTGGTGAGAAGAGAGCCTGGAGAACAGTGATAAATCCTCACCAGGGATCTGGACTTAGACCCTGGGTGAGATCCAGCGTCCAGAGAGCTCAGTGGGTGAAGAGCATCACCCTCTGCCAGAAAGAGCACCTTAGTGCCAGATTGCTGTCCGAGGACCTCCCTGTGGACTTCCTGAGCTCAGTCACCTGTCAGGTGTGTGACCACTTGTTGTCTGAGCCCGTCCAGTCCCCCTGCAGACACCTCTTCTGCCGCAGCTGCATCGCTAAATATATTTACTCTCTGGGCCCCCACTGCCCGACTTGCACCCTGCCCTGTGGCCCTGCCGACCTTACTGCCCCAGCTAAGGGCTTCCTGGGGGTCCTGCACTCCCTGCTGCTGCTTTGCCCCAGAGAGCGCTGTGGGGAGCAGGTTCGGCTGGACTCCTTCAGAGCCCACTGCTTGGGTCACCATCTGGAGGAAGTGGATGGGGACCACAAGTCAGCGGAAAATAGCCTGGACAACTTCCTGCCTGTCAACAAAGGGGGAAGGCCCCGACAGCATCTCTTGTCTCTGACAAGGCGTGCCCAGAAGCACCGGCTGAGGGACCTGAAGACCCAGGTGAAGGTGTTTGCAGAGAAGGAAGAAGGTGGAGACACCAAGTCGGTGTGCCTGACCCTGTTCCTGCTAGCTTTGAGGGCTGGAAACGAACACCGGCAGGCAGACGAACTGGAGGCCATGATGCAAGGTAGGAGTCTGGACATTCAGTAGCTCACACATACAACAAATATGATCTAATGTAATCACAGGATTTGAGCCACTTATTGTTGAGATTCGAGTATTGCATTTGTTCAAAGATGCAGTTCACATAAACATTGACAACTACCCACTCTGTGGGATATTTGTAAATGGAAAATCTTGTTACACATTCTGTCCTctcgctcctctccctctctttccctctctcaccccttctctctctcactctcaccccctctctcgttTTCTCCCCCCTTCTATTTTCTCTACCCTTTTCACACTCTCTCTAATGCACAATAACAACTCTTGTCAACAACATCAGCACCACTTGTATCTGCAAATTATACAGGCAGCATCGTACTCCACTCTGGGGAATAGAGGCCAGCTGGTGTCTGTTTTCATCTGCAGCCAATACATCAGTTTATGGCAGCTTCACTGATTCACCCTGCTGTCCTCTGCATAACATTCATAATGACAGCAAATGCAGGGGTGCAATTAAGAGATATTCCATACTGAAATTATCATCAGAGTGCTAGAATTAACTAGTGACTGAGGTCGATGACAGCTCTCTCATTCATAAACATGCCTTAGTACTCATAATACATCATATCTGCCTTTgtttctctccatcactctctcgctctctctccggcTCCAGGTAGGGGCTTTGGCCTGCATCCTGCTGTGTGTCTGGCCATCCGGGTCAACACGTTCCTGAGCTGCAGCCAGTACCACAAGATGTACCGCACCGTCAAGGCCACCAGTGGGCGCCAGATCTTCCAGCCCCTGCACACCTTACGCGCTGCAGAGAAGGAGCTCCTCCCAGGCTACCACCCCTTTGAGTGGCAGCCGGCCCTCAAGAGTGTGTCCACATCCTGCCATGTGGGGATCATTGACGGGCTATCAGGGTGGATCGCTTCGGTGGACGACTCCCCAGCAGATACAGTCACGCGACGGTTTCGCTACGACGTGGCCCTGGTGTCAGCCCTGAAGGACCTGGAGGAGGACATCATGGAGGGGCTGAGAGAACGAGGCCTGGAGGACAGTGCTTGCACCTCGGGCTTCAGCGTTATGATCAAGGAGTCCTGCGACGGTATGGGGGACGTCAGTGAGAAGCATGGCGGAGGGCCGGCCGTCCCGGAAAAGGCTGTGCGTTTCTCCTTCACCATCATGTCCGTCTCTATTCAAGCTGAGGGAGAAGATGAGGCGATCACCATTTTCCGGGAGCCCAAGCCCAACTCAGAGATGTCCTGCAAGCCGCTATGCCTGATGTTTGTGGACGAGTCGGACCACGAGACTCTCACAGGCGTCCTGGGGCCTGTGGTGGCCGAGAGGAACGCTATGAAGCACAGCCGTCTCATCCTGTCTGTGGGTGGCCTTTCTCGCTCCTTCCGCTTCCACTTCCGGGGCACGGGCTATGATGAGAAGATGGTGCGAGAGATGGAGGGTTTGGAGGCCTCTGGCTCCACTTACATCTGCACGTTGTGTGACTCCACTCGGGCAGAGGCCTCCCAAAACATGACTCTCCACTCTGTCACCCGCAGCCATGACGAGAACCTGGAGCGCTATGAACTTTGGAGGACCAACCCTCATTCTGAGTCAGCTGAAGAGCTGCGAGACCGAGTCAAAGGCGTCTCTGCCAAGCCCTTCATGGAGACCCAGCCCACACTGGACGCCCTGCACTGTGATATCGGCAATGCCACTGAGTTCTACAAGATCTTCCAGGATGAGATAGGGGAGGTCTATCACAAGGCAAACCCCAGCCGGGAGCAGCGTCGGAGCTGGCGGGCCGCCCTGGACAAGCAGCTGAGGAAGAAGATGAAGCTGAAGCCTGTGATGAGGATGAATGGGAACTATGCACGGAAGCTGATGACCCGGGAGGCAGTGGAGGCAGTGTGTGAGCTGGTGTGCTCAGAGGAGCGTCAGGAAGCCCTGCGGGAGCTGATGGGGCTCTACATCCAGATGAAGCCTGTGTGGCGCTCCACCTGCCCGGCCAAGGAGTGCCCAGACCAGCTCTGCCGGTATAGCTTCAACTCCCAACGCTTCGCAGAGCTGCTCTCCACCGTCTTCAAGTACAGGTATGACGGAAAGATCACCAACTACCTGCACAAGACCTTGGCCCATGTGCCAGAGATTGTGGAGAGGGATGGCTCCATCGGGGCCTGGGCCAGCGAGGGGAATGAGTCTGGGAACAAGCTGTTCAGACGGTTCAGGAAGATGAATGCCCGCCAGTCCAAGACCTTTGAGCTGGAGGATGTGCTGAAGCACCACTGGCTCTACACATCCAAGTACCTGCAGAAGTTCATGGAAGCTCACAAGGACTCTGCCAAAGCTCTGCAGGCCACCATTGACACTGTGGGGAGTCAGGAGACACAGGAGGATGCTGACATGTCACTGGATGTCCCAGACTTTTGAAAAAATTGTTTTAATTTGACATTTCTTTGGAACTTTATGGATTACAGGAGGGATATGTTTTAGCAGGAGCATGTCTAATTCTAAtctgtctgtactgtactgcagGGGTGGACTGAGACCAAAAATCAATCCTGGCATTCCTAGCATGTTAGCCCAGTGTTTTCCTTGAGGCCCACACAGCAGCCCATTTTTTTCCCTCTAGTCCCCCACACCAGCAAAACATTTTCCCTTGAGGCCCCAATTATTAGCCAGATAATGATAattttgtgtaaaaaaaaaaaaaaaaagttagacATGTCCACTAGGCTAAAAAATGGACCCGCAAGTATAGCATTTCCACGAAAAGCCAGATGACCAATGCGCCCCTGCTGTTTTGTTTCAAACTTAATATTTACTCTACAATATGAACTATGTATTAGTAGTGATGTAAGAGGAAGATACTTTATTCTGTAAAGACATTATTATTAATTGTCATAATCCAAAAAAGGTGGCACTTTGttatttgatttattatttaCTCTGAGGACATTTGAAAATATTTTTTACCTTAAATTGAATTTCCATACATAATTCCCAAATGTTGTTGCATTTTATATTGGTATTTTATATTAGTTCATTAGTTCATAATGATTTGATAGTTAGTGTTTTATCTCTGGGTGCCTATGAAATGTGGGACAGTTTATTGTATTGCATGGGCTATGACACATCCATGAATTTATCCAGTGGGTTTATTTATGGGAACAAATGAAAGCACTGTAAGTCATGGAATGGAAATTTATGATCAATGTATTAGTTTATCTCCAGTCCTGGAGCAAAATGGAATCATATAGACTCAAATTGTCTTCGTTTCAGGGCTGCCATCTAAAAAATATTGCTTTAGAGCTTCATATTTGGGTCCCAAAGTCCAAAATGGGGGCCTGGGTGACTTTGAAACCATCTTTATCTGTTTTTAGCATTTGCACAGTGAAGGAGAAATAATACcattctacctcttttcataaaATAACATATAAACAGCCCTTTTTGTTGACCGCATGAAAATGCAGTAGGCTCCATTACTAGGCCTAACACCTCTAGGCTTGACAAAATGATGTATTTAGATGCTCTTTATTGAATCCTCACATACCCTGGTTCTATGCTTCTTCTGGAGCGAGTAAACAGGGAAGAGTAAACAGGGAAGCAAGTGAGCCTTGAGGCGAACTGAATTGATTTGATAGTTTATTTGTTTGATTGATTGAACTTATTGTTTATCTCTGATACCATTTTGAGTTGTGACAGGCAATTTTTATATTTGACACATTAAATGTTCTAATTCTATTTGACTGTCATGACTTTAACCTGATGATGTACAGATTTTCATAATGTGTAATATTTAGTTTAAACAACAGTCACAGTCACATAATAACATCACGTTTTACATGACGGTATGTTAAATAATGTATTTTCCATTATTAAATTGCGTTTGCTACATGAAGGATGATGGATATGGTTTGTGTGAATCTCATACCAGCGGTGTATTCAATCTGTTGCTTTGTCATGTTTCAagtgtacatttaaactcaggaaAATAACAACTGTTGCCAAAAACACTCactcattttttttatttgaatgaAAATAATGATACGTATACCTGTTGCACATTTGTTCACTGTTCACTTGTTTAATGTGTTTGTTCATTTGATTTGGTGGTTTTATtgggctttgttattgtttcatgaTTACTGAAGTAATTGTTCATACCTCTCTACAATACTGTTAATGTACTGAAAATGTAGCAAACAATTTATCATACTATTAAACTTATTCAAAATATTTGTTGATTCTGCCATTGATAACTGAGCTTATGTGTTGGTTTATGTTATTACACCTGTGTGAACTGATCAATGTAATTTTTTTTATCGTAACATATTTTGCCACAAACATTCAACCACAGAAAGTAAATTATATTCTATAGGTTTACATACAGTTGTGCCAGTCCACGCAGTATTAGCCTACCTTCCAAAGAAAATTTGGCTTGACAAACCTCAAATATTCTAAAAGAATCCTGATAATGACTGCCAAAAACGAGGGTGAACACAGCAAGCCACAAAGTCACCATGTGTAATATGTGGGAGTAGAACATGAAGCAAATAGACTCTGGGTTTAATTTCCATTTTTATTCAATTCGGTTTCATACATTGTTCTTGCAAAACTTTAGTTTATTACATAAAATATTGAACACTGTAAGGAATCAAAAAACAAGCACAAAAAATAATTCAGTTTACTTATTTACTTAAGTTTGAGAACAGTAAATTGCTGCAATGTCACATCAAACAATGATATGGCATTTAGGCCATATAATTAGAATGACATATTATGAACCAGTTGATCAATGAGTAAGTATAACTATACTGCATGGTCAGACATCACTCAAACAGCCTCCTGAAGAAGCGCTTCTTGGCGGGTGTCATCTTCGGCATCATTGGGCCCTTCCTGTGCTGGGGTTTCATGGGGCTCCTCTTCAGGGACAGCACCTGGCGTGGCGGGGTCATCTCCTGGCGGGGCAGGCCCCCGTGGTCCAGGCAGAAGTACTTGCCGTTTCCCTGCGAGAGCCTCACCAGCAGGCCCTCAGTCAGCTCCATACACTGGGCATGGACCCAGTGGCCTCCCTCCCCTTTGGAGCAGTAGATCATGGCTGGCCGCAGCAGCTCTGTGGAGTAGTAGGGCTCCCAAGTGTTGGGGTCCACCTGGCAGCCCAGGCAACATTTGACCCAATAGCCTGTCTGGgactcatcctcctcatcctcttcattgtacgtatccccctctccctcgctGCTGTCCTCCAGCTCATGGGGCTCGCGGCCGAAGTACAGCTCCTCAGAGTCCTCCAGAGGGGCGGAGTCCTCAAAGTCTGTGGACTCCTGGCTGCAGCCCTGGTTCCCGTCttcaccctctccttccccctccttttGGAAACACACCTGGTAGAAGTAATGTGCTTCGGGCGGGGCTGGCCTACCCTCAGAGGGGACCCCAATCAGAGCGCTCCCTCCACCCAAGCTGCCTCCGAACCAGGTGTGGCTGTGGCTGATTTCCCCTGTCCACTGAGGGGCCTC
Encoded here:
- the rag1 gene encoding V(D)J recombination-activating protein 1; translation: MEEGTLETYAPRCSMPAELHHPYSKFSDWKFKLFRVRSMERAPLPGEMQLERGALSEVVASAPLGETVGDVVDLPGSVMKLCLGGKSKENVEGPGKRVDLKLQEMDTHMNHLRCLCRLCGGALRKAKGPEHEVQGLLDEDSRSALRRMGCKATSWPEVILKVFKVDVAGDMEVVHPPFFCQRCWTLAMRGGGFCSFSRTHVPGWRPHTTLCLLCHPKKPSLQRRGRKRRKPTRGAQRLAKRTKWDIQDNAAIVGEKRAWRTVINPHQGSGLRPWVRSSVQRAQWVKSITLCQKEHLSARLLSEDLPVDFLSSVTCQVCDHLLSEPVQSPCRHLFCRSCIAKYIYSLGPHCPTCTLPCGPADLTAPAKGFLGVLHSLLLLCPRERCGEQVRLDSFRAHCLGHHLEEVDGDHKSAENSLDNFLPVNKGGRPRQHLLSLTRRAQKHRLRDLKTQVKVFAEKEEGGDTKSVCLTLFLLALRAGNEHRQADELEAMMQGRGFGLHPAVCLAIRVNTFLSCSQYHKMYRTVKATSGRQIFQPLHTLRAAEKELLPGYHPFEWQPALKSVSTSCHVGIIDGLSGWIASVDDSPADTVTRRFRYDVALVSALKDLEEDIMEGLRERGLEDSACTSGFSVMIKESCDGMGDVSEKHGGGPAVPEKAVRFSFTIMSVSIQAEGEDEAITIFREPKPNSEMSCKPLCLMFVDESDHETLTGVLGPVVAERNAMKHSRLILSVGGLSRSFRFHFRGTGYDEKMVREMEGLEASGSTYICTLCDSTRAEASQNMTLHSVTRSHDENLERYELWRTNPHSESAEELRDRVKGVSAKPFMETQPTLDALHCDIGNATEFYKIFQDEIGEVYHKANPSREQRRSWRAALDKQLRKKMKLKPVMRMNGNYARKLMTREAVEAVCELVCSEERQEALRELMGLYIQMKPVWRSTCPAKECPDQLCRYSFNSQRFAELLSTVFKYRYDGKITNYLHKTLAHVPEIVERDGSIGAWASEGNESGNKLFRRFRKMNARQSKTFELEDVLKHHWLYTSKYLQKFMEAHKDSAKALQATIDTVGSQETQEDADMSLDVPDF